The Fictibacillus arsenicus genome contains a region encoding:
- a CDS encoding DsrE/DsrF/DrsH-like family protein yields MEQTQDKSTMVVFSGDLDKAMASFIIATGAAAMGKQVTMFFTFWGLNILRKEEYVNVKKTFMDKMFAKMMPRGPEKLGISKMNYGGLGGKMMKYTMKKKNIVTLKELIEMAQDLDVKMVACTMSMDVMGITKDELIDGLDYAGVASYLADADESKINLFI; encoded by the coding sequence ATGGAACAAACACAAGATAAATCAACAATGGTCGTATTCAGCGGTGATCTTGATAAAGCGATGGCGAGTTTTATTATCGCAACAGGTGCAGCTGCTATGGGGAAACAAGTGACGATGTTCTTTACATTCTGGGGATTAAACATCTTAAGAAAAGAAGAATACGTAAATGTGAAGAAAACATTCATGGATAAAATGTTCGCGAAAATGATGCCAAGAGGACCTGAAAAACTTGGTATTTCTAAAATGAACTATGGCGGTCTAGGCGGAAAGATGATGAAGTATACGATGAAAAAGAAAAACATTGTAACGCTTAAAGAATTAATCGAGATGGCTCAAGACCTAGATGTGAAGATGGTTGCATGTACAATGTCTATGGATGTTATGGGTATTACGAAAGATGAGCTTATTGATGGTCTTGATTATGCTGGTGTAGCTTCTTACCTTGCTGATGCAGATGAGTCCAAGATCAACTTGTTTATCTAA
- a CDS encoding sulfurtransferase TusA family protein, translating to MNVKQTLDTKGLSCPMPIVKTKKAMDGLASGGILEVLATDKGAVNDLSAWSKSSGHELLDHKEEDGVFKFYIQKG from the coding sequence ATGAACGTAAAACAAACTTTAGACACAAAAGGGTTATCTTGCCCAATGCCAATCGTAAAAACAAAAAAAGCAATGGATGGTCTTGCTAGCGGAGGCATCTTAGAAGTACTTGCAACTGATAAAGGTGCAGTAAATGACTTATCAGCATGGTCAAAATCATCTGGTCATGAATTATTAGACCATAAAGAAGAAGACGGCGTATTCAAGTTCTATATTCAAAAAGGGTAA
- a CDS encoding MBL fold metallo-hydrolase: MVKALTAKEVAKRVVEGKMFILDVRNESDFKDWKIEGKDIESINRPYFDLIDGVEDVLEHLPKEEVLVVCAKEGSSVMVAEMLDEAGIKDVYYLEGGMKAWSEYLLPVKIGDLKDGGSIYQFNRIGKGCLSYLVESNGEAAIIDSARTIEAYEDFAKENNIEIKHMIDTHLHADHISGGRRLAEKTNATYWLPPKDAEEVTFSYEALEEDKDITIGNTKIEIQPLYTPGHTIGSTSMIVDGQYLLSGDILFVDSIGRPDLAGKAEDWVSDLHDSLYNKYNNLSKDLIVLPAHFGKISELDEKGAVQAPLGELFEKNEGLNIESDDEFRRAVTENLPPQPNAYQEIRQTNMGKIDPTTDEQREMEIGPNRCAITE; the protein is encoded by the coding sequence ATGGTTAAAGCATTAACAGCTAAAGAAGTAGCAAAACGTGTTGTTGAAGGCAAAATGTTTATTCTAGATGTTCGTAATGAAAGTGATTTTAAAGACTGGAAAATCGAAGGTAAAGATATTGAGTCAATCAACCGTCCGTATTTCGATCTAATTGATGGTGTAGAGGATGTATTGGAACACCTTCCAAAAGAAGAAGTGTTGGTTGTTTGTGCTAAAGAAGGATCTTCTGTAATGGTAGCAGAGATGCTTGATGAAGCAGGAATTAAAGATGTTTATTACCTTGAAGGCGGTATGAAGGCTTGGAGCGAATACTTGTTGCCCGTGAAGATCGGCGACTTAAAGGATGGCGGTTCAATCTATCAATTCAACCGTATCGGTAAAGGCTGCCTTTCTTACCTTGTTGAATCAAACGGAGAAGCAGCGATCATTGATTCTGCTCGTACAATTGAAGCTTATGAAGATTTTGCTAAAGAAAACAATATTGAAATTAAGCACATGATCGATACACACCTTCATGCTGACCACATTTCTGGCGGACGCCGTCTTGCGGAAAAAACTAACGCAACTTACTGGCTGCCTCCAAAAGATGCTGAAGAAGTAACTTTCTCTTATGAAGCATTAGAAGAAGACAAAGACATTACGATCGGTAATACAAAGATTGAAATTCAGCCGCTTTATACTCCAGGTCATACGATCGGAAGTACTTCTATGATCGTTGACGGACAATACTTGCTTTCTGGAGATATTCTGTTTGTTGATTCAATCGGACGTCCAGACCTTGCTGGTAAAGCTGAGGACTGGGTAAGCGATCTGCATGATTCTTTATACAACAAATACAACAATCTTTCAAAAGATCTAATTGTATTGCCAGCTCACTTTGGTAAAATCAGCGAACTTGATGAAAAAGGTGCTGTTCAAGCTCCTCTAGGCGAGCTGTTTGAAAAGAACGAAGGGTTAAATATCGAAAGCGATGATGAATTCCGCAGAGCTGTAACAGAAAACTTACCGCCACAGCCTAATGCATATCAAGAAATCCGTCAGACAAACATGGGGAAAATCGATCCAACAACTGACGAACAGCGCGAGATGGAAATTGGTCCAAACCGCTGTGCAATCACTGAGTAA
- a CDS encoding sulfite exporter TauE/SafE family protein gives MELGFIITIFLIGFIGSFISGMVGIGGSIIKYPMLLYIPAMLGFTAYSAHEVSGISAVQVFFATIGGVWAYRKGGYLNKTLIIYMGSAILLGSFIGGYGSQAMSEGQINIVYAVLATIAAVMMLIPKKGIDDIPLDQVKFNKWLAAGLAFIVGVAAGIVGAAGAFILVPIMLVVLKIPTRMTIATSLAITFISSIGATIGKITTGQVLLWPAVIMVVASLIASPLGAQFGKKINTKILQFILAALIIATSIKIWLDILG, from the coding sequence ATGGAATTAGGATTCATAATAACGATTTTTTTAATAGGCTTTATAGGTTCTTTTATATCCGGAATGGTAGGGATCGGCGGATCGATCATCAAGTATCCAATGCTTCTATATATTCCAGCTATGCTAGGCTTCACAGCATACTCGGCTCATGAGGTTTCAGGTATAAGTGCGGTTCAAGTTTTTTTCGCTACTATAGGTGGGGTTTGGGCTTATCGTAAAGGCGGTTATTTGAACAAGACTCTTATTATCTATATGGGTTCAGCTATTCTGTTAGGAAGCTTTATTGGCGGATATGGTTCACAGGCAATGTCAGAGGGACAGATTAATATCGTATATGCAGTATTAGCGACGATAGCAGCTGTAATGATGCTTATTCCTAAGAAGGGCATTGATGACATTCCATTAGATCAAGTGAAGTTTAATAAATGGCTGGCAGCGGGACTCGCATTTATTGTAGGTGTAGCAGCAGGTATAGTAGGTGCAGCTGGAGCGTTTATCCTTGTTCCGATCATGTTGGTTGTTCTTAAGATACCAACTCGAATGACGATTGCCACATCACTTGCTATCACCTTCATTTCATCAATCGGTGCAACGATTGGTAAGATCACGACTGGTCAAGTATTGTTATGGCCAGCAGTCATCATGGTAGTAGCAAGTCTGATCGCGTCTCCGCTTGGAGCTCAATTCGGTAAAAAAATAAATACAAAAATCCTTCAATTCATCTTAGCTGCACTAATTATTGCAACGTCAATTAAGATTTGGCTAGATATTTTAGGATAA